A window from Pseudobutyrivibrio ruminis HUN009 encodes these proteins:
- a CDS encoding methyl-accepting chemotaxis protein produces MNRKGKLIGRVVAISIIAAGIGCILLSIIGITEIRTTYLDMTEEELHTAVTIADSEFTKMWDGDWSWDGTDGTTIMKGEEPVYEEYLATMEELKAQTNLDYTVFYGDTRVITTIKKEGTDEYFTNTQASQEMVDQVIKGGKALYKPNVTIQGTNYYVYYSPLANDDGTIVGMMFVGRDASSINATIYRVSGIVVLVNIVVCITLLVVGITSSKKGTKAMNMIADSIIAVEEGNLTEEVPEVLIKRGDELGTIAESISNLRNKLLDIIGTSVRLSGEVTSSGDDLANSAEDASNASNLVTSAVNDISTGAVSQAESVQSSAENVSEIGVDIETITENVTTLNTNTDDMKDACSSSMKALDVLVMQNSNVMDSMKVIDEQIRNTNASVQNIAESSKLITDIASQTNLLALNASIEAARAGESGKGFAVVADEIGKLASQSAETAEQINAIIGELTTESQNSIATIERMNTDLAQQSDQLDETKQNMEKMQEGVESVSINAKEISSRIDNLDAAKANLVEIIENLSAISEQNAASSTETKNSMDNLNETFEVITNASESLKDLAKQLYEKISYFSID; encoded by the coding sequence ATGAATAGGAAAGGTAAACTAATTGGTAGGGTAGTTGCAATTTCTATAATTGCGGCAGGTATAGGATGTATTCTTCTTTCTATCATAGGTATTACAGAAATACGCACCACATATTTGGATATGACAGAAGAGGAACTACATACAGCTGTTACAATTGCAGATAGCGAATTTACAAAAATGTGGGACGGAGATTGGAGTTGGGATGGTACGGATGGTACAACTATCATGAAGGGCGAGGAGCCTGTTTATGAAGAGTATCTAGCTACAATGGAGGAATTAAAAGCTCAGACTAATCTTGATTACACTGTATTTTATGGAGACACTAGAGTAATAACCACTATTAAAAAAGAGGGCACAGATGAGTACTTTACAAATACTCAAGCATCGCAGGAGATGGTAGATCAGGTTATAAAAGGTGGAAAAGCTCTTTATAAACCTAATGTTACAATTCAAGGAACTAACTATTATGTTTACTATTCACCATTAGCAAATGACGATGGAACAATAGTAGGTATGATGTTTGTAGGTCGTGATGCATCTTCTATAAATGCAACTATCTATAGAGTTTCAGGAATCGTAGTTCTTGTAAACATAGTTGTCTGCATCACATTATTAGTTGTAGGAATAACATCCTCAAAGAAGGGCACAAAGGCAATGAATATGATTGCTGATTCTATTATAGCGGTAGAGGAAGGCAATCTTACAGAGGAGGTTCCTGAAGTTCTTATTAAACGAGGAGATGAGCTTGGAACCATTGCAGAAAGCATCAGCAATTTGCGGAACAAGCTTCTTGATATTATTGGAACTAGCGTAAGACTTTCTGGTGAAGTTACATCATCGGGAGATGATTTAGCTAATTCAGCGGAGGATGCTTCAAATGCATCTAACTTGGTAACATCAGCAGTCAATGATATTTCTACAGGTGCTGTTAGTCAGGCTGAAAGTGTACAAAGCTCAGCAGAGAATGTTAGCGAAATCGGTGTCGATATTGAAACAATCACAGAGAATGTAACTACACTTAATACAAATACAGATGATATGAAGGATGCATGCTCTAGCTCTATGAAAGCTCTTGATGTTTTGGTTATGCAGAATTCAAATGTTATGGATTCAATGAAGGTAATTGATGAGCAGATTAGAAACACCAACGCATCTGTACAAAATATAGCAGAATCTTCTAAGTTAATTACAGATATTGCATCTCAAACTAATTTGCTGGCTCTTAACGCTTCCATTGAGGCCGCTCGTGCAGGAGAGTCTGGAAAAGGATTTGCTGTTGTTGCAGATGAAATTGGAAAGCTTGCATCTCAGTCAGCTGAGACAGCAGAGCAGATTAATGCAATTATAGGTGAGCTTACAACTGAATCTCAGAATTCAATTGCTACTATCGAGCGAATGAATACAGATTTGGCTCAACAGTCTGATCAGTTGGATGAGACAAAACAGAATATGGAGAAGATGCAGGAAGGTGTTGAAAGCGTATCAATCAATGCAAAGGAGATTTCTTCTAGAATTGATAATCTGGATGCTGCAAAGGCTAACCTGGTAGAAATTATTGAGAACCTTTCAGCTATTTCGGAACAGAATGCAGCTTCTTCAACTGAGACGAAAAATTCTATGGATAATCTTAATGAAACATTTGAGGTTATTACAAATGCTTCTGAGTCCCTCAAGGATTTAGCTAAGCAATTATATGAAAAGATTAGTTACTTCTCAATAGATTAA
- a CDS encoding DegV family protein — translation MYRVIIDSCGELTKEMQEDGHFVNVPLTLEVGEQQIIDDETFDQASFLKAVAECSTSPKSACPSPNAYMVEMECDAERIYIVTLSAQLSGSYNSACLAKDLYEEDDESKQIYVFDSKSASIGETLIGLKIAECENKGMSFEEVVKTVEEYIAGQHTFFVLETLETLRKAGRLSNLKAAIAGTLNIKPVMGSTDEGSIQQLGQARGMVKALDKMGQCLVDVTENCEEKILAISHCNCLERALSLKEKMESMAKFKEIFIVDTRGVSSMYANDGGLIMVI, via the coding sequence ATGTATAGAGTTATTATTGATAGTTGTGGAGAGTTAACAAAAGAAATGCAGGAGGATGGACATTTTGTTAACGTCCCTCTCACTCTGGAGGTAGGAGAACAGCAAATCATCGATGATGAGACTTTTGATCAGGCATCATTTTTAAAGGCTGTTGCAGAATGCAGCACATCTCCTAAATCAGCTTGCCCTTCACCAAATGCCTATATGGTAGAGATGGAGTGCGATGCAGAGCGAATCTACATTGTTACACTTTCAGCACAATTATCTGGTTCATATAATAGTGCATGCCTCGCAAAGGATTTATATGAAGAGGACGATGAGTCAAAGCAGATATATGTTTTTGATTCAAAGTCAGCATCCATTGGTGAAACACTTATCGGTCTTAAGATTGCCGAGTGCGAAAACAAGGGTATGTCCTTTGAAGAGGTAGTAAAAACAGTTGAAGAATACATTGCAGGTCAGCACACATTCTTCGTTCTTGAGACACTTGAAACACTCAGGAAGGCAGGTCGTCTTTCTAATCTAAAGGCAGCTATTGCCGGCACATTAAATATCAAGCCTGTTATGGGCTCTACTGACGAGGGCAGCATTCAGCAGCTTGGTCAGGCAAGAGGCATGGTAAAGGCTTTGGATAAAATGGGCCAGTGTCTTGTAGATGTTACAGAAAACTGCGAGGAGAAGATTCTTGCAATATCTCATTGCAACTGTTTAGAGCGTGCTTTATCATTAAAGGAAAAAATGGAGTCTATGGCTAAGTTCAAGGAAATCTTCATTGTTGATACACGCGGCGTCAGCAGCATGTATGCCAATGACGGAGGCTTGATAATGGTCATTTAA
- a CDS encoding J domain-containing protein — translation MFRTRQEALQQLGLAPNATEAQIKNAYKDLVKRFHPDATGSSDATAYNKIVEAYKYLQADNDGKALVHSKVLGKTSKRSTASNADYTAFQRKAAKQKQRKAEEFEQKQKDYSAKIKKQDEDYKRAMDAIDAIRIARAIQSMVWANGLEKDEGSNKE, via the coding sequence ATGTTTAGAACTAGACAAGAGGCTTTACAGCAGCTTGGATTGGCTCCAAACGCTACAGAGGCTCAGATAAAAAATGCATATAAGGATTTGGTTAAGAGATTCCATCCGGATGCCACTGGAAGCTCAGATGCAACTGCCTACAACAAAATCGTAGAGGCATACAAGTACCTTCAGGCGGACAATGATGGCAAGGCTCTTGTTCACAGCAAAGTCCTTGGCAAGACAAGCAAACGCTCAACAGCTAGCAATGCAGACTATACTGCTTTCCAAAGGAAAGCTGCTAAGCAAAAGCAGCGCAAGGCAGAGGAATTTGAGCAAAAACAAAAGGATTATTCTGCCAAGATAAAGAAACAGGATGAAGATTATAAACGTGCAATGGATGCCATAGATGCTATCCGCATTGCACGAGCAATACAGTCCATGGTATGGGCTAATGGTTTAGAAAAAGATGAAGGAAGTAATAAAGAATAA
- a CDS encoding bifunctional folylpolyglutamate synthase/dihydrofolate synthase: protein MTYEEIVFTIDNKRRFGKACGRDVTKELMKALDYPEKDLHIIHIAGTNGKGSVAAFVSSILQAASFTSKEHFKVGLFTSPHLIEYTERIQIDGKQISREDVTRLGERLLSLELNLEPTMFDYWLAMAMLYFKEQNVKYVVLETGLGGAKDSTNGLSVKPEVCAITSIGLEHTQYLGNTLGEIAGEKAGIIKAGVPVVIGEMPEEASEVIIKKCKELGCQYTLAGEVSKDKKLGLFGNYQRKNASVAVETVKYLGDCINNQNIDSGLAKAVWPGRMQIISEHPFIMVDGAHNPSGVQALYDSLYAEFPKEKISFIMAVMADKDYLSMAKIMEPIAQRIYTVTVESDRALQAKELADAIGKLGIDAKSCDSYQDALNQALLQDEKIVAFGSLYFIGEVLGMKG from the coding sequence ATGACATACGAAGAAATAGTTTTTACAATTGATAATAAACGCCGATTTGGCAAAGCATGTGGAAGAGATGTAACGAAGGAGCTTATGAAAGCTCTGGACTATCCTGAGAAGGATTTACATATCATTCACATTGCTGGAACCAACGGTAAGGGTTCAGTAGCAGCTTTTGTGAGTAGTATCTTACAGGCTGCTTCTTTTACATCTAAGGAGCATTTTAAGGTAGGTCTTTTCACATCGCCTCATCTTATTGAGTACACAGAGCGTATTCAAATCGATGGAAAGCAAATATCCAGAGAAGATGTGACTAGGTTGGGAGAACGCTTACTATCACTAGAGTTGAATCTAGAACCAACTATGTTTGACTATTGGTTAGCAATGGCGATGCTCTATTTTAAAGAGCAAAATGTTAAATATGTGGTACTTGAAACAGGTCTTGGTGGAGCGAAAGATTCAACCAATGGATTGAGTGTGAAGCCAGAGGTTTGTGCAATCACTTCTATCGGTTTGGAGCATACACAGTACCTGGGAAATACTCTTGGAGAGATTGCTGGGGAAAAGGCTGGCATCATTAAAGCAGGAGTGCCTGTGGTTATAGGGGAAATGCCTGAAGAGGCCAGTGAAGTTATAATAAAAAAGTGTAAAGAACTTGGATGCCAGTATACTTTGGCAGGTGAAGTTTCTAAGGATAAAAAGTTAGGTTTATTTGGAAATTATCAGAGAAAAAATGCCTCGGTAGCCGTAGAGACTGTAAAATATCTTGGTGATTGCATTAATAATCAGAACATTGATTCAGGACTTGCAAAAGCAGTTTGGCCGGGAAGGATGCAAATCATATCTGAACATCCTTTTATAATGGTGGACGGCGCCCACAATCCATCTGGAGTACAGGCATTGTATGATAGTTTGTATGCAGAATTTCCAAAGGAAAAAATATCATTTATAATGGCAGTAATGGCAGACAAGGATTATTTGTCTATGGCAAAAATTATGGAGCCAATTGCCCAAAGAATTTATACAGTTACGGTTGAGTCAGACAGAGCATTACAAGCCAAGGAATTGGCAGATGCTATAGGAAAGCTTGGTATAGATGCAAAATCCTGTGATTCCTATCAGGATGCCTTAAATCAGGCACTCTTGCAGGATGAAAAGATTGTTGCATTTGGTTCATTGTATTTTATAGGTGAAGTGCTTGGCATGAAAGGATGA
- a CDS encoding methyl-accepting chemotaxis protein produces MEKKSRAGFSLNALLLSMVLPLIVALLISNLVSGYRQSEIMLQDEKVYFDTLYSISNLLTNADRDFYQAQLAGTQYNAYERYVDNATAKRYLDEVEENNAEVLERVNEAVELAKTNDYLWNQVTSENGNTMSTLYDDFNTNYALWEKDYDFVTGQGDFITWINHFSAARNALSEMSDIVEIWAEQEREYTHSNVTIAILVTLGIFVVISLILLLFSIFIIMTINKNLKNIRASVDIISGGDFVTKIRPNSFIRDFNAIGNSLESMRHDLRNALVKVISHAQDVNTKAEIAKDNLSASQQTTNNINSAVYDIAESATAMAQDVSNASAITMEIGEAVDKVLESANNNLENGQMVYDKSSKLKEMLEQIKIQDQNTDTVAGEVSDSVGETANVVSQISAAAEGIINISSQTNLLALNASIEAARAGEAGRGFAVVADNIKNLAEETNTLAGEITGMLSTITHYSENNKQLAEEIKAATTTEAAALEEMSVSFDEMLNLLQETEAGNNQIVDLVKNVDTGKQNILQSVDSLSSISQENAASTEETSASLSQLDESMTAVVEQANELQAIAEALTENVRFFQVELPPEELKVTTIQRNDRPVSKGEGAAV; encoded by the coding sequence ATGGAAAAAAAGTCTAGGGCTGGATTCAGCCTCAATGCACTATTACTCTCAATGGTGCTTCCCCTTATTGTTGCTTTATTAATCAGTAATCTTGTAAGCGGATACCGCCAATCCGAAATCATGCTACAGGATGAGAAGGTCTATTTCGACACACTGTATTCAATAAGCAACCTTCTTACAAATGCGGATCGTGATTTTTACCAGGCACAATTGGCAGGAACTCAATACAATGCATATGAACGTTACGTAGATAACGCTACAGCAAAGCGCTACCTCGATGAGGTTGAGGAGAACAATGCGGAAGTTCTCGAGCGCGTTAACGAGGCTGTAGAACTTGCCAAAACAAACGACTATCTATGGAATCAGGTAACATCTGAAAATGGCAACACAATGTCTACTCTCTACGATGATTTCAACACAAACTATGCTCTATGGGAGAAAGACTATGACTTTGTTACCGGTCAAGGTGATTTCATTACTTGGATTAATCACTTTTCAGCAGCCCGCAATGCTTTATCAGAAATGAGCGATATTGTTGAGATTTGGGCTGAACAGGAAAGAGAATATACTCATTCAAATGTAACTATCGCAATCCTTGTAACACTTGGTATATTTGTCGTGATTTCACTCATACTTTTACTCTTCTCAATTTTTATAATCATGACTATCAATAAAAACCTTAAAAATATCCGAGCTTCTGTTGACATAATCTCTGGCGGAGATTTCGTCACAAAGATACGTCCTAACTCATTTATCCGTGATTTTAACGCCATTGGCAACTCACTTGAGTCAATGCGTCACGATTTGAGAAACGCTCTTGTAAAGGTAATCAGCCACGCTCAGGACGTCAATACAAAGGCAGAAATTGCAAAGGACAACCTTTCTGCATCTCAGCAAACAACAAACAACATCAATTCAGCTGTTTATGATATTGCCGAAAGTGCTACCGCTATGGCACAGGATGTTAGCAATGCTTCTGCTATCACAATGGAAATTGGTGAAGCTGTTGATAAGGTTCTTGAATCAGCCAACAACAACCTTGAAAACGGCCAGATGGTATATGATAAATCTTCTAAGTTAAAAGAGATGCTTGAACAGATAAAAATTCAGGATCAAAACACAGATACAGTTGCTGGCGAGGTTTCTGATTCAGTGGGAGAGACAGCAAATGTTGTATCTCAGATTTCTGCTGCCGCAGAAGGCATCATCAATATTTCAAGCCAGACAAATCTTCTTGCCCTCAACGCTTCTATCGAAGCTGCACGAGCAGGAGAAGCCGGCCGTGGATTTGCCGTTGTTGCAGATAACATCAAAAACCTTGCAGAGGAAACAAATACACTTGCAGGGGAAATAACAGGCATGTTATCAACAATCACACACTATTCTGAGAATAATAAACAGCTTGCTGAAGAAATAAAAGCAGCAACCACAACTGAGGCTGCTGCTCTTGAAGAAATGAGCGTATCATTTGACGAAATGCTTAACCTGCTTCAGGAAACCGAAGCTGGTAATAATCAGATTGTTGACCTTGTAAAGAATGTGGACACTGGTAAACAGAATATTCTTCAGTCTGTAGATTCTCTGTCTTCTATTTCACAGGAGAATGCTGCATCTACTGAAGAAACCAGTGCATCTCTATCACAGCTTGATGAATCAATGACAGCTGTTGTAGAACAGGCAAACGAACTTCAGGCTATTGCTGAAGCACTCACTGAAAATGTTCGATTCTTCCAGGTAGAATTACCTCCAGAAGAACTCAAGGTGACAACTATTCAGAGAAATGATCGACCTGTTTCCAAAGGCGAGGGAGCGGCAGTGTAA
- a CDS encoding PqqD family protein yields the protein MRNNKSDNFLDYVFEIKNGLTWTTDESGEVIVDMENTGITNRIAQKFFHKPAISHIHLEGMGSYIFTCIDGKKSVYEIGQLVKEKYGEEAEPLYERLSVYMNNLKNVGYITLKA from the coding sequence ATGAGAAATAATAAATCAGACAACTTTTTAGATTATGTATTTGAAATTAAAAATGGACTTACCTGGACCACAGATGAATCAGGCGAAGTTATTGTTGATATGGAAAACACAGGCATAACAAATCGTATTGCTCAAAAGTTTTTCCACAAGCCAGCTATCTCCCACATTCATCTTGAAGGAATGGGTAGCTACATATTCACTTGTATTGATGGCAAGAAATCTGTTTACGAAATTGGACAGCTTGTCAAAGAAAAATACGGAGAAGAAGCTGAGCCACTTTATGAACGACTTAGCGTATACATGAACAATCTAAAAAACGTAGGATATATTACACTTAAAGCATAA
- a CDS encoding MATE family efflux transporter — protein sequence MKEVIKNKKENIFWSVVVVALPTMLEQILSVLMQYVDTAMVGRLGANATAAVSTSTTITWLVGSMPYAFGVAAMTLIAQAIGAGEEHKIKLVAKRSLVFALGVGTVLEVICLALSPFVATWMGAEEAIRPAATRYFFWISVPVILKSVQYILASAIRATKDTKTPMVISISINAVNLVLDYIFIYMLGLGVDGAAYATCISAALGGILTLIVFFKNPLLSFKGNLFEKDQEITQKMWKLSLPILLINVASTSGYVVFAGLVSHMGTIIFAAHSIAVGAEELFYIGGYGFKSAANTMVGIAYGEQNHEKYHAVCVSSIVCTLAVMTLSGILLFIFAETLMGFFTTDASVIALGATVLKMVAFSEPFYGMYVISEGIYYGLGKTKYPFVIEFGGMWLVRILATYLGIHFFNQGLVYVWTCMIADNVIKATLLTLPLPRLWKQVDHFSE from the coding sequence ATGAAGGAAGTAATAAAGAATAAAAAAGAAAATATATTTTGGTCGGTAGTTGTAGTTGCATTACCAACTATGCTTGAGCAGATTTTATCTGTCTTAATGCAGTATGTGGATACTGCCATGGTAGGCCGTCTTGGGGCCAATGCCACTGCAGCTGTATCTACCTCTACCACAATCACCTGGCTAGTAGGTAGCATGCCATATGCTTTTGGTGTTGCTGCCATGACTCTTATTGCCCAGGCAATTGGAGCAGGAGAAGAGCACAAGATAAAGCTTGTAGCTAAGCGAAGCTTAGTATTTGCACTGGGGGTAGGTACTGTTTTAGAGGTTATCTGTTTGGCATTATCTCCATTTGTTGCCACTTGGATGGGCGCAGAGGAAGCTATCAGGCCTGCCGCTACAAGATACTTTTTCTGGATATCTGTACCAGTAATTTTAAAGTCAGTGCAGTATATTTTGGCCTCTGCAATCAGAGCAACAAAAGATACAAAGACACCAATGGTTATAAGTATTTCTATTAATGCTGTAAACCTTGTGTTGGATTATATATTCATATACATGTTAGGTCTTGGAGTAGATGGAGCTGCATATGCTACCTGTATATCAGCAGCCTTAGGTGGAATTCTTACATTGATTGTATTCTTCAAGAATCCATTGTTGTCATTTAAGGGAAATCTTTTTGAGAAAGACCAAGAAATTACACAAAAGATGTGGAAGCTGTCACTTCCAATTCTGCTGATAAACGTTGCATCTACATCAGGCTATGTAGTTTTTGCAGGTTTGGTATCACATATGGGTACAATCATTTTTGCAGCTCACAGCATTGCTGTTGGAGCAGAGGAGCTGTTCTACATAGGTGGATATGGATTTAAATCTGCAGCAAATACAATGGTTGGTATTGCCTATGGCGAGCAGAACCATGAAAAGTATCATGCTGTTTGTGTAAGTAGTATAGTTTGTACACTTGCAGTTATGACGCTGAGTGGTATTTTGTTATTCATTTTTGCTGAAACTTTGATGGGATTTTTCACAACAGATGCCAGCGTTATTGCACTGGGGGCCACAGTTCTTAAGATGGTGGCATTTAGTGAACCTTTTTATGGAATGTATGTTATATCAGAAGGTATTTATTATGGTCTTGGTAAAACCAAGTATCCATTTGTAATTGAATTCGGTGGTATGTGGCTTGTAAGAATACTTGCCACATACCTTGGAATTCATTTCTTCAACCAGGGACTGGTTTATGTTTGGACTTGTATGATTGCTGACAATGTAATCAAGGCAACCTTGCTTACACTGCCGCTCCCTCGCCTTTGGAAACAGGTCGATCATTTCTCTGAATAG
- a CDS encoding NADH peroxidase, with the protein MAKYVCSVCGYVYEGENPPEECPICHAKSDKFKKVEGELTLAAEHEFGVYASTVKNNPEISDEDKKYIFEQLKSNFEGECSEVGMYLCMARVAHREGYPEIGLYWEKAAFEEAEHAAKFAELLGSDLEVNMTDSTKKNLAWRVDCEYGATSGKFDLAKCAKKNNLDAIHDTVHEMARDEARHGKALEGLLKRYFG; encoded by the coding sequence ATGGCAAAATATGTTTGTTCTGTATGCGGTTATGTTTATGAAGGAGAGAATCCACCAGAGGAGTGCCCTATCTGCCATGCAAAGAGCGATAAGTTTAAGAAGGTTGAAGGCGAGCTTACACTTGCTGCTGAGCACGAATTTGGCGTATATGCTTCTACAGTAAAAAATAATCCTGAGATTTCTGATGAAGATAAGAAATATATTTTCGAGCAGCTCAAGTCTAACTTTGAAGGCGAGTGCTCAGAAGTTGGTATGTACCTTTGCATGGCTCGTGTAGCTCATAGAGAAGGTTATCCTGAAATTGGTTTATATTGGGAAAAAGCTGCTTTTGAAGAAGCTGAGCATGCAGCTAAGTTTGCAGAATTGCTTGGTTCTGACTTAGAAGTTAATATGACAGATTCTACAAAGAAGAATCTTGCTTGGCGTGTAGATTGTGAATACGGTGCTACATCTGGTAAGTTTGATCTTGCAAAATGTGCAAAGAAGAACAACCTTGATGCAATCCACGATACAGTACACGAAATGGCTCGCGACGAAGCTCGTCACGGTAAGGCACTCGAAGGTCTCCTCAAGCGCTACTTTGGATAG
- a CDS encoding transglutaminase domain-containing protein, whose product MKRFIHTIVNLIAALLIMTGLFMAVCLFLSFTKEDFDLEGLTSVRSVDDLVDWYKGESMEAMIGEPVIVESVSYDRYVYQTLSEEEKETYDQIYDCIINYKDKITLSTKDKDVLAKAYEGVMADYGNLFWVSGYQYNTYASGSNILGLEFEPKYTMNQEQRDIYQVKIDSVVADWLYGINPEASDFDKALYVFETLIEKVDYDADSEENQNILSVFLYQSTVCQGYADAAWYLLDQLGIKSTIVTGTANNESHAWNLVYLDDAYYYMDVTWGNSKYLDDNNDTTKRINYAYLAMTTEEISQNHVITSSFEVPECLSNADNYFVKKGLYYDWFGVDSIGNRLAESYNAGDEEISLKFSNSDLYTRVQTYFFDEKHISDYIQELQSVYYLLDENSNVITIKWR is encoded by the coding sequence TTGAAAAGATTTATACACACTATTGTTAATTTAATAGCTGCACTGTTGATAATGACAGGCTTGTTCATGGCAGTTTGTTTATTTCTCAGTTTTACAAAAGAGGACTTTGATTTAGAGGGGCTGACTAGCGTTAGAAGTGTTGATGATTTAGTTGACTGGTACAAGGGGGAATCCATGGAGGCAATGATTGGGGAACCAGTCATTGTAGAGTCTGTATCATATGACAGATACGTATACCAGACCCTTTCAGAGGAGGAGAAAGAAACCTACGATCAGATATATGACTGCATTATTAACTATAAGGACAAGATTACCCTTTCTACCAAGGATAAAGATGTGCTTGCCAAGGCCTATGAAGGGGTAATGGCAGATTACGGTAACTTGTTCTGGGTAAGTGGTTACCAATACAATACATATGCATCTGGTAGTAATATCCTGGGACTTGAATTTGAACCTAAATACACCATGAATCAGGAGCAAAGGGATATTTACCAGGTCAAGATTGATTCGGTGGTTGCTGATTGGTTGTATGGCATAAATCCAGAGGCAAGTGATTTTGATAAGGCACTTTATGTATTTGAAACCTTAATAGAAAAGGTTGATTATGATGCAGACAGTGAGGAGAATCAAAACATCCTAAGCGTATTTTTATATCAGTCTACAGTGTGCCAAGGATATGCAGATGCGGCGTGGTATCTACTGGATCAGCTGGGTATAAAGAGCACTATAGTTACAGGAACAGCCAATAACGAAAGCCATGCATGGAATTTGGTGTACTTAGACGATGCTTATTACTACATGGATGTTACATGGGGAAATAGCAAATATCTGGATGACAACAACGACACAACAAAAAGAATCAACTACGCATACCTTGCTATGACGACAGAGGAAATCAGCCAAAATCACGTTATAACATCATCATTTGAGGTTCCAGAATGTCTTTCTAATGCAGACAATTATTTTGTGAAAAAGGGCCTCTATTATGACTGGTTTGGCGTAGATTCTATTGGTAATCGATTAGCAGAATCATACAATGCCGGAGATGAAGAGATATCATTAAAGTTTAGTAATTCCGATTTATACACAAGAGTGCAGACCTACTTCTTTGATGAGAAGCACATTTCCGACTATATACAGGAGCTACAGTCCGTTTACTATCTATTGGACGAAAACTCAAATGTAATAACTATAAAATGGAGATAA
- a CDS encoding Fur family transcriptional regulator translates to MNYSKQRESIKEYLMSTKEHPTADVIYQHVREENPKISLGTVYRNLTLLVELGEVRKISTGDGTDHFDADTSAHSHYFCRCCHRLMDVDVTPSVEQILAASSAGIGTVEQASLLFTGVCKDCVINNETK, encoded by the coding sequence ATGAATTATAGTAAACAAAGAGAATCCATAAAAGAATATTTAATGTCTACCAAGGAACACCCTACAGCAGATGTTATTTATCAGCATGTTAGGGAGGAAAATCCAAAAATCAGTCTTGGTACGGTTTATAGAAATCTCACTCTTCTTGTAGAATTAGGAGAGGTACGAAAGATTTCGACTGGCGATGGAACCGACCACTTTGATGCTGATACTTCAGCTCACAGCCACTACTTCTGTAGATGCTGCCACAGACTGATGGATGTAGATGTTACTCCTAGTGTAGAACAAATTCTTGCTGCATCTAGCGCTGGAATTGGCACAGTGGAACAAGCATCACTACTGTTTACTGGTGTTTGCAAGGACTGTGTAATTAATAATGAAACAAAATAA